ctaacatatatatatatatactgtaacagTATACTAACGTATATATACTGTCACAGTatagtaacatatatataccgtaaCAGTATACTAACAGAGATGTACTGTAACAgtatactaacatatatatactgtaacagTATGGAGCACTTATCTCACCAGTAGTTTTGCCAGCGCAGTCGAGGCCAAGCATGACGACATGACGGGACGATGACGTGAACAGCTGACTGAACGATGACTGCTGCCCTCCCATCGCCTGTCTTTAATATAACTCAGAAACAAAGTTGGTGTACCCAAACCTCCAGGGTTTGCCTCCTTTGTAATTTGATTTCCTGATAAACATGAACCAGTTGTTAGCACTTACATGTCTTGACGTATGATGTACTCTGTGTTTTAGTTACTATAAACAGATGTATGATGTACTTTGTGTTTTAGTTACTATAAACAGATGTATGGTGGACTCTGTGTTTTAGTTACTATAAACAGATGTATGATGTACTTTGTGTTGTTTTAGTTACTATAAACAGATGTTTGATGTACTCTGTATTTTAGTTACTATAAACAGATGTATGATGTACTTTGTCTTATAATTACTATAAACAGATGTATGATGTACTCTGTGTTTTAGTTACTATAAACAGATGTATGATGTGCTTTGTATTTTAGTTACTATAAACAGATGTACGATGTACTCTGTGTTTTAGTTACTATAAACAGATGTACGATGTACTCTGTGTTTTAGTTACTATAAACAGATGTACGATGTACTCTGTGTCTTAGTTACTATAAACAGATGTACGAGGCTAAGATGAAAATTTTCCGCTAAAAAGTTTGGTAAATCAGCAGAAGTGAATGATTTTGAGACGAAAAGTTGGATGTTGTAGGAAAAGGTGTGAGGCAGGCAATTAGGATTGGGAAGGATATATAAAACGGTTTCATATTATCATCATAACAGAGTCTAGGAGGATACCTTTTAAGTAGAGTGATAATTGGCCTTATTTTACACGCTATAAAATGTCTGCAGAGGTTGGTAGAAACCAAACTGAACAAGCAATACACTTTCTCTAGAGATATTTATACGCTGTAAGCTTTGCTCTCCCTTGATAAGGCTGTCaaaaaaacattaatgactttTTTCATCTTACCAAATTGATTAGGAGCTGTGATagatttttatttactttttcgCATGTACACTATCTGCATACATATAACAACCTAAACCCAGAGTACCCATTAGTCATCAGTAAAAGCATTCCGAACTTGATTTGCATCACTAAGAAATATGTGATCTCACAATATCATACAGCAAGATTCAACACGTCACATAATGCAATATATCATATGAACTATTTCAGATAGTAACATTAAGCATGAGTAATGTTTTACCTCTTTATATCGGATACAAGTAAGTCAACTAGTGTCTGAGTGAATACGTTTCCACGAAGACTCCCACTGTCTCCTATATCTTTCTCTGACCAAGTTTGTTAACCGCCTCACGCACCGAGCTTGAGAGATACAATATCACTTAGTTTTAATCTTGTAGAAGGAACGCTAAACGTCTTCAGAAATTTGCTAGTTTGCAGCTAGGCAGCAATGTAAGTACAAGGAAAACTTACTTTTTCTAATTGTTAGTCACTAGCCAGGCTTAGCTATGGCTCTATTCTGATATAGCATTCAATGATCACAGGTACAATAGGCCCTAACGACTGGCCAATTTACGTGTAATCTACTGGAAGAAATAGTTTGTTGTATTCAGAGAAGGTAGATTATGTCTAAATGTCCCAATTTTACAAACAAACACCTGATACATATACTCACTTCTCTaaaaattattatgttatttttcataatattgCATTCCCACTGTCTCAAACTTTCTAATAAGTTAATTTTTAGCTATGGAAATGCAATATAATGCTAAAACTTGCAAAATGCTTGTAGGGATGTTTGTattctaaacatgatatctatGCTGTGTTGTAACAGTAATTGTTTGCAACAGCTCTAAATTGAGGTTGACCTGCTCATCCGAATGTTTATAAACAGACAACATTCTAAAATCATAACAGGGGTAGAAGCCTAAATTAAGACTAGCAGGAGTAGAGCTGTAATTGAAGGAACACAGGCAAGGTTCTCAGTAAATTCTGCTATCACTGTTACAGAAAGCCATAGTAGTCGGTCATCAAAGCCCTAGGGTAAAGCTGTTATACAGCTTACATGTACGATATATGGTTCCTTGCAAAGCCAACTAGGTAGAACAATCACCACAAACACATGAGCAAGAAAATATGGAGGATACACTGTCAAGCATACAGCTGGCACACTAGTAAGCACGTAGAGGGCACATTAGTAAGCATATAGCGGGCACACTAGTCAGCACATAGAGGGTGCATCAAAAAGCATATGGCAGGCACACCAGTGAGCACATAGAGGCTGCATCAGTAAGCATACAGCGGGCACACTGGTAAGCATATAGAGAGTGCATCAAAAAGCATACAGCGGGCACACTTGTAAGCATATAGAGAGTGCATCAAAAAGCATACAGCGGGCACACTTGTAAGCACATAAAGGGTGTATCAAAAAGCATACCATTGGCACAATAGTAAGCACATAGATAGCGCATACAGTGGGCACACTAGTAAGCATATAGAGATTGCATCAGAAAGCATACAGTGGGCACACTAGTGAGCATATAGAGATTGCATCAGAAAGCATACAGTGGGCACACTAGTGAGCATATAGAGGGTGCATCAGAAAGCATACAGTGAGTACACTAGTGAGCATATAGAGGGTACATGAAAAAGCATACAGCTGGCACACTCGTGAGCACATAGAAGGCATATCAGTAAGCATACAGCGGGCACACTAGTAAGCGTGCAAAaagaatataaattttttttcagtcaGTTTACTGATTGCTTTAGCTGAATGAAAATGCTGCACTTTGCACACGAACACAGTTTGCACTGGCTTAACATCAATATTATCGCATTGCCATTGATTATTTATGAACTATTCATCAGCCATTGAATAAGGCAGCGTTTTCCAGACTCCTTGAATCAACAGACTAGTTAATCAATGTAGAGTCGCTGCCGAGGTGACagactattatataataaagtCGTGTGCTACCTGCAGGGGTGAAACAGTACATCACCTGTTTGTCTGTAACATCTCACTTCCTGTCCAAAGCATTACAGTGCTAAAAACACTTTTGAAAGGAGAAAAAGGGTGATGCTTAAAGTTTGAAATAAAGCGAAACATTCGCACCATTTTCAAGAGATGTAATTCAAATTAAAGCGATATGATTAATTTATGTTAGCAAATGTTGGTGCCGCAGTGAACATTTGTTGAGTGTAAAATGAAAAAAGGAAGGTCAGTTAGCGAGGCCTCTCAGTTGACGAGGCCTGTCATGGAAGTTAACTAGAGAAGTCTATGGCAGTGGCAGCCTTAGGGTCAACCATAAGTGATATTTGTACAAGTTGGCGATAAAGGTCAGCGTAAAAGTGGTAAAGTGGTAGTTATCGAGGTCAATCCTAAAGGTCAGTCATTGAGGTCAGTCATAGAGGTCAATCATAGATATTAGTCATAGAGGTCAGTCATAGAGGTCAGTCATAGAGGTCAGTCATAGAGGTCAGTCGTAAAAGTTAGTCAGAGAGGTCAGTCATAGAGGTCAGTCGTAAAAGTTAGTCAGAGAGGTCAGTCATAGAGGTCAGTCATAGAGGTCAGTCGTAGAGGTCAGTCATAGAGGTCAGTCATAGAGGTCAGTCATAGAGGTCAGTCATAGAGGTCAGTCGTAAAAGTTAGTCAGAGAGGTCAGTCATAGAGGTCAGTCGTAAAAGTTAGTCAGAGAGGTCAGTCATAGAGGTCAGTCATAGAGGTCAGTAATAGAGGTCAATTGTAGAGGTCAGTCATAGAGGTCAATCATAAAGGTCAGTTGTAGAGGTCAGTCATAGAGGTCAGTCATAGAGGTCAGTCGTAAAAGTTAGTCAGAGAGGTCAGTCATAGAGGTCAGTAATAGAGGTCAGTAATAGAGGTCAGTCAGAGAGGTCAGTCATAGAGGTCAGTCGTAGAGGTCAGTCATAGAGGTCAGTCATAGAGGTCAGTCATAGAGGTCAGTCATAGAGGTCAGTCATAGAGGTCAGTCGTAAAAGTTAGTCAGAGAGGTCAGTCATAGAGGTCAGTCATAGAGGTCAGTAATAGAGGTCAATTGTAGAGGTCAGTCATAGAGGTCAGTAATAGAGGTCAATTGTAGAGGTCAGTCATAGAGGTCAATCATAAAGGTCAGTTGTAGAGGTCAGTCATAGAGGTCAGTCGTAGAAGTCAGCTGTAGAGGTCAGTCATAGAGGTCAGTCATAGAGGTCAGTAATAGAGGTCAGTCATAGAGGTCAGCTGTAGAGGTCAGTCATAGAGGTCAATCGTAAAAGTTAGTCAGAGAGGTCAGTCAGAGAGGTCAGTCATAAAGGTCAATCATAGAGGTCAGTCATAGATGTTAGTTATAGAGGTCACTTATAGAGGTCAGTTGCTGAGGTCAGTCATGGAGGTCAGTCATAGATGTTAGTTATAGAGGTCAGTCATAGACGTTAGCCGCAGAGGCTAGTCACAGAGGTCAGTCATAGATGTTAGTCATAGAGGTCAGTTATAGAGGTCAGTTGCAGAGGTCAGTCATAGATGTTAGTCATAGAGGTCAGTTATAGAGGTCAGTTGCAGAGGTCAGTCATAGATGTTAGTCATAGAGGTCAGTTATAGAGGTCAGTTGTAGAGGTCAGTCATAGATATCAACTGTAGACCGTAAATACATTTTTGTCGATACTTTAATCAGATACGTAGAAAGATAGCTCAGTACGTTTGAAGTAATGACAGAACCAGAGCTTTATTTGGCGGTTTAGAACTATCTACTGTTATAGCATGTGGAAATCTTTTCTAACTTATCTCCTACATAAACTaaaacttttcattttattactTTGCTATTGCACGAGTAACCTGGGAGATTTGTGGTACTACTTCTCATCTGTCATTTGATGAAGTTCAATACAAAATATTTGCCGCAACTTTACTCTAACAACTTCTCTTCACAGTTTGATTTCATCTTAGCCATAGTTCACTGACCAATACTGACAAAACCAAATGAGGGTGTCTGGaaaagaaaataaatgaataaaataataacatggGAATTCTAtagcatttaaaaaataatttcttatAGGTCTAGGAAGGGCAAGTTGTTTATGTCTGGCATGTTTAATAGTTTTTGTTTGCGGcgtgtagctatgaagtgggtgGTTGGGTATGTGGGATAATCTGTTAGAGTGCTTTAGACAGCAGAGATCCAGAAATACCGTAAGTTCATCAAGCCGAGGACCTTTAAATAATTAGTTATAATTCTCCTTATGAAGTGTCATCACTCTAAGACAATGTATCTGTAGCGTTTTTAGCTTCTCTAGATGACTCAAACGATAAACTATTAGTGTTTACATCTATTGAACAATAGACAACTGATCTCTTGTTTATCTTGCTCAAGATTGTCTCTCCATGTTTTATCATacaaacaagttttattttaacacTAGCAGAATGCCCGGCactgcatgggtattaaaatcagcttataaacaatgagaggtaatgtagtagcctgccacttgccattagcctggcacattgccaatagctaatttgagtaagcttaccaataagagctaactacttgctctcacggtCGAGCACGCACAAAATTATGCTACCACTTTTCGTGACGTTGTGTCGTAACAgagagcggtagcatatttGCACTTACATAGCCACATAAATCCTCTAATGAATTCATCAATCTCATGTGGCTTGATTAGTAAAGAATTTGACTGACTAACGGAAGGGTCTGAGATTATATCTTCTGTGATATGGATTCTtcattttattagctatagctggacaaacggAACTACAGACACACCAACTTTGAGATCTGTATATATAGGTTATGGATACTTATAGGGATAAATTAACCATTTATGCTATaccatattttaattaaatatttctaAACTACTCACCTCCATTATATATTGGatgattattaaaaatacatagaCATACACATAGAGGTATGAACAGCTCTTGCGCCTTTTGTTGAATCACACCTTTATGGCTATCTACCAATAACACTGGCTATCACTAAATTCCCTGAAAACAACATTGACCAGCGCTAACTTTGACCTACAGGTCTTTGTAGCCATTATGGCTTTTCTATACCTTCATCTAACAAATAGGGAAACAGGCAAGCATTAGGttcaaaatatttgctattagACTGGCCACCAATCATTTAAGCAAAGTATTATGATGGCCTCAGGTAAAAGGAAAGGCATCGGATCTTAAAATTGGTAAACGAGTAATTGTGTTAACACACTATTAGTTTGTCATGTTATCAGCAAGTCAAATATATCCTATTCACAGAATTAATAGCAAAAAGCAAAAATCATTCAGTTCACCTCTTATAGACATCTGGATTGAGTCTACTGTTCAATTAGATAAACCAACTAATAGCCAGTTACTGCTCAAGTAATGCCAATTATTGCTCAAGTAATGCCAGTTATTGCTCAAGTAATGCTTGTTGTGGTTTTGTGAACTAATATGTAAGTACATTTCCAAAAGCGCTTCAACTCATTTTGaggttttttataattttaatttaatataacgTAATAAACAAATGAAATTTGTACAAAATTGACAGATAAACATTTCCTTTTTTGTTACACAGAATTGAAGTTTTCAAACTGTAATAAACATGATAAGCCACAGCCTTTGATAGAGTTCATAAAGAAAATACTGCGTTTTCTtcatataaaacatacatatcatatgttTTATATTGCTTCGTAAACAAAGTGTTTAAACACGTTATCTGACACTATGAAAGCAATTAGTAACAGACAGTCTTATTAACATAGTCTTCAGAGAACACAGTAAAACACTGACTGGTAAAGGAATATGCAACCATTATATTATCTCATATGTAAATAGCACAAATTATTCTTCCTCGTTCGCAACATAAAACTAAAAAGAAACAACCAGCAGAGAatgaagaaaaagaaaacatattgAGAATTTGAGAAATCACATTCATTCTGATAAACTATGGATAGCAAGTTATGTACACAATCTGACTAACTGGCGAGAGGCAAGCGTATATATAAAAggtctcatttcctaaaccttcagcagtttatattacaaatagcCTGAGTGTCAAACACCAAATATTGAAAGGTTGGCATGCGTCCTTCCTTTTAGATGAGAGATCAGAGGTTAAGGCAATCAAATGTGATACCATTGAATGGTTGGTCAGACACAGTTCCTGTAAAAGAGAAGATAAATCCCAGTAACTTTAGCATATTCTATGGCTGCCACAAGCTGATAAACAATGGAGGTTTCACTCAAACATTTGCGCATAAGGTTAGCGTTAACAAACACAAATGGTTAATAGGTATGACACAATGCTATGAGTTGTTCAATTGGTTAAAATTATGCGTTTGATGAAATTCAAGTAATGGAATGACAAAAGACGAGGCACGAGatcttaaaaatttttaataggAGAATAATAATAAGCTGATTGATAACAAAACTAGATTTAGATTTGCCCACAATAGAAGAATCAATATgtaatataacttagtaattttAATATCTACAATGAAGTGACAAGTGACCAGTCCAATTGTGTTATTTTTATAGCAATTACGTaaaatttcaatattaaaaaacaattttgagcGACGAGAGACTTGGCTGACTATAGCAGGATTGCAAGAGTTATATACTTTGCATCTAGAAATGCAAGGTATGCAAGACAAAGTTGTTACTGATTACCAAAAATTGTACAAAATTACAGTATTATACAATCATTATTTATTAGACATGAGGAGTTTGCTGCTCTTGTTATAGCCAACAAACTGTCAGCTTTAGTGCTTGCAAGGTGTTAATTGAAAAAGGCAGAAACACTTACCACATAAGAAGAGCATTACTGACAACTGGATATAGGAGGTAGAGGAGTACAAGCTTGGGGTGTTTTTGGCAAGCTGTGACCAGAAAGTGGCCTCAGTGGAGCTGGGCCAGGAGCCAACAACTCCGAATCAATCTGCAAATGCGGCTCAAGATATGAGTCCTGATAGTAAATACTGCATGTTCATAGTTTAGCATTTGTAATAAGAATTAAAATTTATAGATATTAACCTGCTCATTCTTGGTAAACTTTGTTAGTCAGCATCCTTCCTACGATCACAGCTTGCAGCCATCATAAATAACTAAACTAACTAAGATCAGCTccactacatgtatttttttaatttaaaataccAAAAAACTGATATCTTTGCAAGCTTTTCAAGATTATGCATCACCAACATATACACGTAAGTAGGCTAAACAAAGCATATGCAAGGTTGTTGGTAATTTAGACAGGAGTTACCTGCTCTTGTATAGGAGCGTTTTGATTGGTATTGCTCATATCTAATGGTGGGTGAGCTGCGGCTATGTTGGGGCTCAGTCTTGTAACAGGGCTGAACCTCTGCTGAGGAGTTCCTTTGATAATGTGGTTCTCTGCTCCTGACCGGCCACCAGAGGGTATATGCTGTTCAGGGTCGGAGGTGAAATGCGGCATTGCCTAAAATGCAGGGAAGTATTTCTTTGCAATGACACGAGGAAGTCTGACTGTAAAGTTCAACAGTGCAAAATCTTCAGCTAGTGTATGTATGTTCATGTATACACTAGacatgaaaataaatgcagcaGTTGAAGAGATGAAATTCTTTACACAAATATTTATCTATTTTTGTCTCAGCTGCTTGAAAGTATTACATAATCATCTGAAATTTCACGCAAAATTCATTTGTTAGTATTGCATCACATTTTTAACCTATAGCAGCAGTTATATGTTTTGTCAGCAGCACAATACAACCGCCTCAGTTATCTAGATATTACTATCAGTTAAGAAACATTAAGCCAAAAAGGTATCTGTATACATGCTTTTGTACATCTGAGTTAAGTTGTGGCTGCTTTTTGTGAGAATTATAAGTAAGCTGTGTTGCATTAGACGTTAGCATTAAACATCTGCATTGACAGAGTTTATCAATATGTTTAACTATAATGGCTGATAGATTGCTGCAACAACATCAATTGTTCGTTTACCATACTTGAGAAAGTGAGCTATATTCCTCGTGTAAATTACTAgtaccaaaatattttgctgtaacAAAGATGAGAGTTCTACCTGCAAGGGTTGACCAGCTTTGGCTCGTCTCATTTTTGTCTTGCCATAGATGACCTCATCAGCTTCAGCCTTTTCTCCTGTGCACCTCATATGAGCTTGCGCTGACCTTGCTGTTGGATCCGTCTGCTTGTTACCTGCGTAATAGAAACGTCGCAAAAACAGCTGACAACTGGCAACTCTAAAATAATAAGAATTTTTATAATCACAGGGATAAGGTGTTAGTCTTTACAGCTTTAATAGTCTTTACAGCTTTAATAGTCTTTATAGCTTTAATAGTATATAAAGTAATGTTGGTCATGAAAGATGCTTACTTGAAATGGAAGGAGTTCATATTACATTGTGTCAACAAAGAATAACAGTAAGATTAGAAGGCAAACAAAGCAGCACAAACAACAGATAGAATAAAAGTGATATGTTGTGTAGATCAGAATAAAAGAAAacattaaatgaataaaaaatcaaaaaggtTCTTACCTGGAAGCTTTTTAGGTAGGTCCCAAGTACCAACAAATGTGCCCCATGGGGAACGTGCTGGCCTAGGCTGAGAAGGCAAGAGGTGGCCACGATCATTGGAAATTATTTGTGTAAAGCCACTTTTGGTTAGAGGTCTTCTTCGATGTCTATTTCTTAACTCCCAGTTTTGCAGTCT
Above is a window of Watersipora subatra chromosome 3, tzWatSuba1.1, whole genome shotgun sequence DNA encoding:
- the LOC137391625 gene encoding protein Flattop homolog, with amino-acid sequence MALSFNCGQYEQGFDSRRLQNWELRNRHRRRPLTKSGFTQIISNDRGHLLPSQPRPARSPWGTFVGTWDLPKKLPGNKQTDPTARSAQAHMRCTGEKAEADEVIYGKTKMRRAKAGQPLQAMPHFTSDPEQHIPSGGRSGAENHIIKGTPQQRFSPVTRLSPNIAAAHPPLDMSNTNQNAPIQEQIDSELLAPGPAPLRPLSGHSLPKTPQACTPLPPISSCQ